A window of Sodalis praecaptivus genomic DNA:
AACTACCTTCGGGCGTGACTTCAACGAAGCGCTGGTCCACCAGGTTGTTGTGGCTTACGCAGCAGGTGCCCGGCAGGGGACCCGTGGTCAGAAGACCCGTGCCGAAGTCACCGGTTCCGGTAAAAAACCCTGGCGTCAGAAGGGTACCGGCCGTGCGCGTTCCGGTAGCGTTAAGAGCCCGATCTGGCGTTCTGGTGGCGTGACCTTTGCCGCCAAGCCGCAGGATCACAGTCAGAAAGTGAATAAGAAGATGTACCGCGGGGCGCTGAAAAGCATCCTGTCTGAACTGGTACGTCAGGATCGTTTGATCGTTGTTGAACAGTTCTCTGTCGAAGCGCCGAAAACCAAGCTGCTGGCACAGAAACTGAGAGACATGGCGTTGGAAGATGTGCTGATCATTACCGGCGAACTGGACGAAAACCTGTTCCTGGCCGCGCGTAACCTCTACAAAGTAGACGTACGCGATGCTAATGGTATCGACCCGGTTAGCCTGATCGCCTTCGACAAAGTTGTTATGACGGCTGACGCTGTTAAGCAAGTTGAGGAGATGCTGGCATGATTCGTGAAGAACGTCTGCTAAAAGTACTGCGCGCGCCGCATGTTTCTGAAAAAGCATCTACCGCGATGGAAAAACACAACACCATCGTTCTCAAAGTAGCTAAAGATGCGACCAAAGCAGAAATCAAAGCCGCTGTGCATAAACTGTTTGAAGTCGAAGTCAATGACGTGCGTACCCTGGTTGTCAAAGGGAAAACCAAACGTCACGGACAGCGTATCGGTCGTCGTAGCGACTGGAAAAAAGCTTACGTCACCCTGAAAGAAGGCCAGAACCTGGACTTCATCGGCGGCGCAGAGTAAGTCGGAGGAGTAAGAACAATGGCAATTGTTAAATGTAAACCGACATCTCCGGGTCGTCGCCACGTTGTTAAAGTGGTCAACCCTGAGCTGCACAAGGGCAAACCTTATGCCCCGTTGCTGGAAACCCTCAGCAAATCCGGTGGCCGTAACAACAATGGCCGTATCACTACGCGCCATATCGGCGGTGGCCACAAGCAACATTATCGTCTGATTGACTTCAAACGCAATAAAGACGGTATCCCGGCAGTGGTAGAACGTCTGGAGTATGATCCTAACCGTTCCGCCAACATCGCGCTGGTGTTGTACAAAGATGGTGAACGTCGTTACATCCTGGCACCGAAAGGCCTGAAGGCCGGTGATCAGATTCAATCTGGCGTCGATGCGGCAATCAAAGCCGGTAACGCTCTGCCGATGCGCAATATTCCGGTTGGTTCCACCGTGCATAACGTGGAAATGAAACCGGGTAAAGGTGGTCAGCTGGCGCGTTCCGCCGGTGCTTATGTTCAGATCGTGGCTCGTGATGGCGCTTATGTCACGCTGCGTCTGCGTTCCGGTGAGATGCGCAAAATTCAGTCTGAATGCCGCGCGACCCTGGGCGAAGTAGGTAATGCCGAACATATGCTGCGTGTACTGGGTAAAGCCGGCGCCAGCCGCTGGCGTGGCATCCGTCCGACCGTTCGCGGTACGGCGATGAACCCGGTGGACCACCCGCACGGTGGTGGTGAAGGTCGTAACTTTGGTAAGCACCCGGTATCGCCGTGGGGCATTCAGACCAAAGGTAAGAAGACCCGTAGCAATAAGCGTACTGATAAGTTCATCGTACGTCGCCGTAGCAAATAATATTAGAGGATAAACCATGCCACGTTCTCTCAAGAAAGGTCCATTTATTGACCTGCACTTGCTGAAGAAGGTAGAGAAAGCGGTGGAAAGCGGTGACAAGAAGCCTATTCGCACTTGGTCCCGTCGTTCAACGATCTTTCCAACAATGATCGGTTTGACCATCGCTGTCCATAATGGTCGTCAGCACGTACCCGTTTTTGTCGCCGATGAAATGGTCGGTCACAAACTGGGTGAATTCGCGCCGACGCGTACTTATCGCGGCCATGCGGCCGACAAAAAGGCCAAGAAGCGCTAAGGTAGGAGGAAGAGATGGAAACTATCGCTCAACATCGCCACGCTCGTTCTTCTGCTCAAAAGGTTCGCCTGGTGGCTGACCTGATTCGCGGTAAGAAAGTGTCGCAAGCTCTGGAAGTTCTGACCTATACCAACAAGAAAGCTGCTGGTCTGGTGAAGAAAGTACTGGAGTCTGCCATTGCTAACGCTGAACACAACGATGGCGCAGATATCGATGATCTGAAAGTCGCGAAGATTTTCGTCGACGCTGGCCCGAGCATGAAGCGCATTATGCCGCGTGCCAAGGGTCGTGCAGATCGTATCCTGAAGCGCACCAGCCACATTACTGTGGTTGTGTCCGATCGCTGAGACTCTGGAGACTAGCAATGGGTCAGAAAGTACATCCTAATGGTATTCGCCTGGGTATCGTCAAACCCTGGAACTCTACCTGGTATGCGAATACTAAAGAATTCGCTGACAACCTGGACAGCGACTTTAAAGTTCGTCAGTTCCTGACCAAGGAATTGTCGAAAGCTTCGGTTTCCCGCGTGGTGATCGAGCGTCCGGCCAAGAGCATCCGTGTGACCATTCACACCGCTCGTCCGGGCATCGTGATCGGCAAGAAAGGCGAAGACGTCGAAAAACTGCGTAAGGTCGTAGCGGATATCGCTGGCGTCCCGGCGCAGATTAACATCGCCGAAGTCCGTAAGCCGGAACTGGACGCCAAACTGGTGGCCGACAGCATCTCTTCGCAGCTGGAACGCCGTGTTATGTTCCGTCGCGCGATGAAACGTGCCGTGCAGAACGCC
This region includes:
- the rplV gene encoding 50S ribosomal protein L22, translating into METIAQHRHARSSAQKVRLVADLIRGKKVSQALEVLTYTNKKAAGLVKKVLESAIANAEHNDGADIDDLKVAKIFVDAGPSMKRIMPRAKGRADRILKRTSHITVVVSDR
- the rpsS gene encoding 30S ribosomal protein S19, with amino-acid sequence MPRSLKKGPFIDLHLLKKVEKAVESGDKKPIRTWSRRSTIFPTMIGLTIAVHNGRQHVPVFVADEMVGHKLGEFAPTRTYRGHAADKKAKKR
- the rplW gene encoding 50S ribosomal protein L23, with translation MIREERLLKVLRAPHVSEKASTAMEKHNTIVLKVAKDATKAEIKAAVHKLFEVEVNDVRTLVVKGKTKRHGQRIGRRSDWKKAYVTLKEGQNLDFIGGAE
- the rplD gene encoding 50S ribosomal protein L4; the encoded protein is MELVLKDAQSALTVSETTFGRDFNEALVHQVVVAYAAGARQGTRGQKTRAEVTGSGKKPWRQKGTGRARSGSVKSPIWRSGGVTFAAKPQDHSQKVNKKMYRGALKSILSELVRQDRLIVVEQFSVEAPKTKLLAQKLRDMALEDVLIITGELDENLFLAARNLYKVDVRDANGIDPVSLIAFDKVVMTADAVKQVEEMLA
- the rplB gene encoding 50S ribosomal protein L2; its protein translation is MAIVKCKPTSPGRRHVVKVVNPELHKGKPYAPLLETLSKSGGRNNNGRITTRHIGGGHKQHYRLIDFKRNKDGIPAVVERLEYDPNRSANIALVLYKDGERRYILAPKGLKAGDQIQSGVDAAIKAGNALPMRNIPVGSTVHNVEMKPGKGGQLARSAGAYVQIVARDGAYVTLRLRSGEMRKIQSECRATLGEVGNAEHMLRVLGKAGASRWRGIRPTVRGTAMNPVDHPHGGGEGRNFGKHPVSPWGIQTKGKKTRSNKRTDKFIVRRRSK
- the rpsC gene encoding 30S ribosomal protein S3, producing MGQKVHPNGIRLGIVKPWNSTWYANTKEFADNLDSDFKVRQFLTKELSKASVSRVVIERPAKSIRVTIHTARPGIVIGKKGEDVEKLRKVVADIAGVPAQINIAEVRKPELDAKLVADSISSQLERRVMFRRAMKRAVQNAMRLGAKGIKVEVSGRLGGAEIARTEWYREGRVPLHTLRADIDYNTSEAHTTYGVIGVKVWIFKGEILGGMAAVEQPEPAAQPKKQQRKGRK